The genome window AAAGAACagctttatatatattacatttctGAGTAAAAAGTGTCGCCATAGGCATTGCtattacaaataatataactGGCAAGTATACAATAAAACTTAAAGCATATTCTTTCCAAATGGTTTTCTTTAAATGACTATTCTTACTATTCATATGTTGTGAAATTTTATCTAATTTATGCACATCATcaagcagttttttttcacaatgaCAATCTAATCGCTTTAAACCCTTTTCACTATCATATTCATACTTCAACTCTTTCCGGTAAGAATACATACTATTTGATTTGTCCTTATTTATcttttcgtaaaattttgATGCGCCCTTAATgtcatttaatatatttttctgtcCATATACTGATAAATTATCTTTTAGGACGCTTTGTCCTGTTTCGTACTGAAGTTCATCATTTGTAAGTATCCTGTCGTTTCTTACTTTACAAGCAATACCTGTATtgtttttcatatttaaatgtCTGCTAAGGTCACACTGTAGAAAGCAATGTAAATAAGATTATAtgagaatatatataaaaatattatgagtAAAAATCTACggaaaaaacatatatatacatatttatcattataataCCACTTCATTGCCACGATGATTTATccatgttaaaaatgtcaaaGACACaatattaaacaaaattgttagATTTATCTTACTCATAATCTTAGTTTTGTTCAAAaatgtcatatttttcaaaaaaacgcataatatttatgtattatacTATCGAGCTTAAACGATACAATTTTCATTAATAcgcttttattattattttatatttctgaACATAGGATATAAACATGTAATGTAGTAACCAAtattaatgttatttttacaaaataaaatatatatgaaaaaaactACCACGCAatagttattataaaaatatttttaatactattgaataataattaaaacatttttacatatgtaataaatagtaattaaaataacaatcaaaaatgatttattaattatataataaataaaatattaggtaatattaa of Plasmodium vivax scf_7127 genomic scaffold, whole genome shotgun sequence contains these proteins:
- a CDS encoding variable surface protein Vir10-related (encoded by transcript PVX_102635A); this encodes MKNNTGIACKVRNDRILTNDELQYETGQSVLKDNLSVYGQKNILNDIKGASKFYEKINKDKSNSMYSYRKELKYEYDSEKGLKRLDCHCEKKLLDDVHKLDKISQHMNSKNSHLKKTIWKEYALSFIVYLPVILFVIAMPMATLFTQKCNIYKAVLSGNPTEACGLCGGMNNIFHSSYIIMYIPLIMAVFSSIIHMYN